In the genome of Bradyrhizobium sp. CB3481, the window GGATCGACAGCATCATCACGTTCATAGCGGCGAACGCCGCGACCCCGAGACAACGCAATAGGAAGCGCGTCTGCTCGGCCTCCGCATTCTCGGCGCTCGCCTTCTCGAATGGATAGGCCTTGTAGCCGAGCTCGGCCAAGCAATCGATAAAGCGGGACGGATCAAGCCGGCCGTCTTTCCACTCCAGCGCCACGCGGCTGTCGGTCAGGTTAACACGGGCGTGCGTAACGTCGGGCAGCGCCGATAGCCCGCGCTCTATTTTCGCGACGTAGCCCGCGCAATTGGCCCCCTCGACCGCGAGGTCAATATGCGCGAGCCCCGAAACAGGGTGCTTGATATAATGCGAGAGGTCCCGTGTCCCCTTCATGATGCAGCCTCAATTCAACAGAACGCGGTTCTTCGACAGGAACATGCGCTGCCCGGTCTGACCGCCTTCCAGCACTAGATCCCATTGCCCGGGGGCGATCCCATCAAAACGGGCGCGATAGATGCCATTACCGATTTCTTTAAGTGTCACCGCGAGATCGGCGCGCTTGTCGGTCGGCCGTTCGAGACGGGCTGCGAATGTCAGGCCGGTTATCGGCCGATCCGCCTTGCCGCGCGCCTCGACCTGCAACACGGCCGCCCCCTCGGCATCGCGCTGAATTTGAGCGTCGACCTTCCATTTTCGCGCGTCCTGGTCGCGCGCGGCTAAGATCTCCTTCTCATAACCGAGGCTCGCTCTGTATGCGCTGTCCACCTCCGTGCCGGGAATCGTTGCGATTGCAAGCTGCATCATGGTAACGTTGACGCCGATTACGACGCCGAAGAATGCGACCAGCATGAGAAGCACGACACCCCCGGTGAGCGGTCGTTGCGAAATGCGCGCCGGCATTGGTTACTCCCGACAACTTTAGGGCGCGACAAAATTGTCGGTGGCCGACGCAACCGCGCCGAGCCCGACGTCGGTGACATGGAAGTGAACCGGAATCGATCCCTCTCGGGTGTTCACTTCAGGCGCGGTAACGAGCAGGCGTAATTCGGTTGTCTGGTCGCGTCCGATCACGACCTCGGGGCGGTCCGGCGTCACCGAATCCGCACCCACCAAATGCACAGCCGCATTGACGGGACCATCGACATCGATCGCTACGACGCGATCGAAGCCACTCTTGTTGAGCAGGCGCATGGTGTAGGCGTTGCGGATCGAGCCGTCGCTGAGCTTCACCGCAACCGGGTTCCGGTCGTGCAGCACATTGATCTCTAGTAATGAGCGTGTGGTCAGTGTGTACAACATGATGCCTCCGATCAAGGCGATGAATAGGCCGTAGATGATTGTGCGCGGCCGGACGATTCGGCTGATCGGTAGGCGACCTTGCTGGCGGCGCAGGATGTTGATTTCGTTATCGTAGCCGATCAGGCGCGTTGGCCGGCCAATCTTCTTCATCACCGCGTCGCAGGCATCGATGCACAGGCCGCACTGTATGCACTCCAGCTGCGGGCCTTTGCGGATATCCACCCCAGTCGGACAGACGGCGACGCATTGATAACAGTCGACGCAATCGCCAACATGTTCGCCGAGGGCGCGCAATTCGGCTGCCTTCTTCAGCGAAGTGCGCTTCTCGCCGCGGTCGTAGCGATAGGCGACGTTGAGCGCCCATTCGTCGGTGAGCGAGGCCTGGATGCGCGGCCAGGGACACATATAGGTGCAGACCTGCTCGCGCATGTGGCCGGCCAGGAGATAGGTCGTGGCGGTCAGAATTCCGATCCAGAGGTACGCGACCATCGCCCCCTGGAAGGCTGCGAGATCCCTCACAAGATTCGGCGCATCGCTGAAATAAAGCACCCAGGCGCCGCCGGTCCAGCAGGCGATCATGAGCCACATCGCGTACTTCAGAATAACTTCGCAAATGCGCCCGAGAGTCCACGGATGAGCCGCCGAGTCCTTCTTCATGCGCGCGCGGCGGTCGCCTTCGATCCAACGCTCGACGGCATAGAACAGATCGGTCCACATCGTTTGCGGGCAGAGATAGCCGCACCAGATGCGGCCGCCAATGGAATTCATCAGGAACAGGGTCACCGCCGCGAGGATCAGTAGGCCGGTGAAGTAGTACACCTCCTGTGGCCAGAGCTCGATGGAGAAGAAATAGAATC includes:
- a CDS encoding FixH family protein; translated protein: MPARISQRPLTGGVVLLMLVAFFGVVIGVNVTMMQLAIATIPGTEVDSAYRASLGYEKEILAARDQDARKWKVDAQIQRDAEGAAVLQVEARGKADRPITGLTFAARLERPTDKRADLAVTLKEIGNGIYRARFDGIAPGQWDLVLEGGQTGQRMFLSKNRVLLN
- the ccoG gene encoding cytochrome c oxidase accessory protein CcoG, which encodes MNKPVTPEELQYDRGPLYAARKKVYPQSVSGTFRRIKWALMAVCLGVYYFLPFVRWNRGPGAPDQAALIDFSNGRFYFFSIELWPQEVYYFTGLLILAAVTLFLMNSIGGRIWCGYLCPQTMWTDLFYAVERWIEGDRRARMKKDSAAHPWTLGRICEVILKYAMWLMIACWTGGAWVLYFSDAPNLVRDLAAFQGAMVAYLWIGILTATTYLLAGHMREQVCTYMCPWPRIQASLTDEWALNVAYRYDRGEKRTSLKKAAELRALGEHVGDCVDCYQCVAVCPTGVDIRKGPQLECIQCGLCIDACDAVMKKIGRPTRLIGYDNEINILRRQQGRLPISRIVRPRTIIYGLFIALIGGIMLYTLTTRSLLEINVLHDRNPVAVKLSDGSIRNAYTMRLLNKSGFDRVVAIDVDGPVNAAVHLVGADSVTPDRPEVVIGRDQTTELRLLVTAPEVNTREGSIPVHFHVTDVGLGAVASATDNFVAP